In a genomic window of Salmo trutta chromosome 32, fSalTru1.1, whole genome shotgun sequence:
- the nme3 gene encoding nucleoside diphosphate kinase 3 isoform X2 has translation MGRRKRSLPVQQGKNEDLEAKHARIEESDGWMGVNEHSFIAVKPDGVHRRLVGEIIRRFEKKGFRLVGMKLVQASEDLLREHYWDLRDKPFFNGLVRYMSSGPIVAMVWQGLDVVKMSRKMLGETNPADSLPGTIRGDYCMEVGRNVIHGSDSVESAQREISLWFRQNELQCWEDSSGHWIYE, from the exons ATGGGACGAAGAAAACGGTCATTGCCTGTTCAGCAGGGGAAAAATGAGGATTTGGAGGCAAAACATGCACGAATTGAGGAATCTGATG GTTGGATGGGCGTCAACGAGCACAGCTTCATAGCTGTGAAACCTGATGGTGTGCACCGGAGGCTAGTGGGAGAGATCATCCGGCGCTTTGAGAAAAAGGGCTTCAGATTGGTGGGAATGAAACTAGTCCAG GCGTCCGAGGATCTCCTGAGAGAGCACTACTGGGACCTGAGAGACAAACCCTTCTTCAATGGATTGGTGCGCTACATGAGCTCTGGACCCATCGTTGCCATG gTGTGGCAAGGTCTGGATGTGGTGAAGATGTCTCGCAAGATGCTGGGAGAGACCAACCCGGCAGACTCCCTACCAGGAACCATCAGAGGAGACTACTGTATGGAAGTGGGCAG GAATGTGATCCATGGCAGTGACTCTGTGGAGAGCGCTCAGAGAGAGATCTCTCTGTGGTTCAGGCAGAATGAGCTACAGTGCTGGGAGGACAGCAGCGGACACTGGATCTacgagtga
- the nme3 gene encoding nucleoside diphosphate kinase 3 isoform X3 → MIFLLIILASVFQTGWMGVNEHSFIAVKPDGVHRRLVGEIIRRFEKKGFRLVGMKLVQASEDLLREHYWDLRDKPFFNGLVRYMSSGPIVAMVWQGLDVVKMSRKMLGETNPADSLPGTIRGDYCMEVGRNVIHGSDSVESAQREISLWFRQNELQCWEDSSGHWIYE, encoded by the exons GTTGGATGGGCGTCAACGAGCACAGCTTCATAGCTGTGAAACCTGATGGTGTGCACCGGAGGCTAGTGGGAGAGATCATCCGGCGCTTTGAGAAAAAGGGCTTCAGATTGGTGGGAATGAAACTAGTCCAG GCGTCCGAGGATCTCCTGAGAGAGCACTACTGGGACCTGAGAGACAAACCCTTCTTCAATGGATTGGTGCGCTACATGAGCTCTGGACCCATCGTTGCCATG gTGTGGCAAGGTCTGGATGTGGTGAAGATGTCTCGCAAGATGCTGGGAGAGACCAACCCGGCAGACTCCCTACCAGGAACCATCAGAGGAGACTACTGTATGGAAGTGGGCAG GAATGTGATCCATGGCAGTGACTCTGTGGAGAGCGCTCAGAGAGAGATCTCTCTGTGGTTCAGGCAGAATGAGCTACAGTGCTGGGAGGACAGCAGCGGACACTGGATCTacgagtga
- the nme3 gene encoding nucleoside diphosphate kinase 3 isoform X4 yields MGVNEHSFIAVKPDGVHRRLVGEIIRRFEKKGFRLVGMKLVQASEDLLREHYWDLRDKPFFNGLVRYMSSGPIVAMVWQGLDVVKMSRKMLGETNPADSLPGTIRGDYCMEVGRNVIHGSDSVESAQREISLWFRQNELQCWEDSSGHWIYE; encoded by the exons ATGGGCGTCAACGAGCACAGCTTCATAGCTGTGAAACCTGATGGTGTGCACCGGAGGCTAGTGGGAGAGATCATCCGGCGCTTTGAGAAAAAGGGCTTCAGATTGGTGGGAATGAAACTAGTCCAG GCGTCCGAGGATCTCCTGAGAGAGCACTACTGGGACCTGAGAGACAAACCCTTCTTCAATGGATTGGTGCGCTACATGAGCTCTGGACCCATCGTTGCCATG gTGTGGCAAGGTCTGGATGTGGTGAAGATGTCTCGCAAGATGCTGGGAGAGACCAACCCGGCAGACTCCCTACCAGGAACCATCAGAGGAGACTACTGTATGGAAGTGGGCAG GAATGTGATCCATGGCAGTGACTCTGTGGAGAGCGCTCAGAGAGAGATCTCTCTGTGGTTCAGGCAGAATGAGCTACAGTGCTGGGAGGACAGCAGCGGACACTGGATCTacgagtga